Proteins from a single region of Hordeum vulgare subsp. vulgare chromosome 6H, MorexV3_pseudomolecules_assembly, whole genome shotgun sequence:
- the LOC123405892 gene encoding disease resistance protein PIK6-NP-like, which produces MEHTAVSIGKFVLNGVLEYAQSAATEVVALHFGVQRDKAFIIGELEMMQSFLMVAHDERDEHNKVVRTWVKQVSDVAYDVEDGLQDFFIRVHGRSWWSIPRAFFDRHHVAKQMKELRAKVEEVSQRNVRYSLIDRGSKTAIAFDLPVTTAASMFGVNEARHENKNESGSRLDLTQLIVNNNNKSLGSDQIGVIGLWGTSGTVGHASIIWEAYENTDVKLNFLYRAWVSVTRPFHRKAFLESIVEQFRATSAGVVDFLLEPEPEKASHELAHEYTRYVNKNRYLIVLTELSTIEEWHRIKSCFPENKLGSRIIVSSKHLEVASLCSGQESIASELKQLSAEQTIYAFYLQSSQDISYSLMNTTSPTLPYTAENEIQEDQCDNGVDGKMMVQESLARTNTMACVLEEFQLIGREKEKADIIELIREHTFSQSFQVIAVWGMGGLGKTTLIKDVYHRQEVSDMFGKHAFVTVLRPFKLEDLLRSLADQFQENKREEKKRALDFLIDTKKEIPSKKVGVAKLIEELAEHLKGKKCLIVLDDLSSTMEWDKIMPSLLEIKNPCLVIVITTRREDIAKYCCKKPEYLQEKECIRLLSRLQDKHACDLFTKKVFKNKTTDLANQYPELVAPAELILKKCNGLPLAIVTIAGFLADQPKNAAEWRKLNEHISVELEMNPNLKVINAVLMKSYDGLPYYLKSCFLYMSIFGEDRNVSRRRLVGRWIAEGYSRDRAVADKYFMELIERSMILPTQQSVCSRKGFDSCQLHDLICDISIAESMKENLVLRLEEGCSSNTQGTVRHLAISSNWKGEKRELESIVEVSRIRSLTVFGKWSPFYISDKMRFLRVLDLEDTEDLADHHLEHIGKHLHLRYLSLRGCEHIHYLPDSVGNLRQLETLDIKHTSILMLPKTITKLRKLRYLHAGNEVYFMEGMSLPCVPYCIRFERHDG; this is translated from the exons ATGGAGCACACGGCGGTGAGCATTGGCAAGTTTGTGCTGAATGGAGTGCTTGAGTACGCCCAATCCGCGGCAACGGAGGTTGTGGCTCTCCATTTTGGAGTACAGCGTGACAAGGCCTTCATCATAGGCGAGCTGGAGATGATGCAGTCTTTCCTGATGGTGGCGCATGATGAGCGGGACGAGCATAACAAGGTGGTCAGGACCTGGGTGAAGCAGGTCAGCGACGTCGCCTACGATGTCGAGGATGGCCTCCAGGACTTCTTCATCCGTGTCCATGGACGATCCTGGTGGAGCATCCCTCGCGCTTTCTTCGATCGGCACCACGTAGCCAAGCAGATGAAGGAGCTGCGTGCCAAGGTTGAGGAAGTGAGCCAGAGGAATGTGCGCTACTCCCTCATCGACCGCGGCTCTAAAACCGCTATTGCTTTCGACCTCCCCGTCACCACCGCTGCTTCCATGTTTGGTGTCAATGAAGCAAGGCATGAGAACAAGAATGAATCGGGATCAAGATTGGATCTTACCCAGCTGAtcgtcaacaacaataataaaagcTTGGGCTCAGATCAAATTGGAGTGATAGGTCTGTGGGGAACAAGTGGCACCGTTGGGCATGCCTCCATCATCTGGGAGGCCTATGAGAATACAGATGTCAAACTCAATTTCCTATACCGAGCATGGGTTAGTGTGACACGCCCTTTCCATCGGAAAGCATTTCTTGAGAGTATTGTGGAACAATTTCGAGCAACCTCTGCAGGGGTGGTTGATTTTCTGCTTGAGCCGGAGCCGGAGAAGGCGAGTCATGAGTTGGCTCATGAGTACACAAGATATGTCAACAAAAATAGGTACCTTATTGTGCTTACTGAACTATCCACCATTGAAGAATGGCACCGGATCAAAAGTTGCTTCCCAGAAAACAAACTGGGGAGCCGGATCATCGTATCCTCGAAGCATCTTGAAGTTGCAAGCCTATGCTCGGGTCAGGAAAGTATTGCGTCGGAGCTGAAGCAATTGTCTGCTGAACAGACCATCTATGCTTTCTACCTGCAG AGTTCTCAAGACATATCATATTCATTGATGAATACAACTAGCCCAACGTTACCCTACACTGCTGAGAATGAGATACAAGAAGATCAATgtgacaatggtgttgatggaaagATGATGGTGCAAGAGAGTCTCGCACGCACCAACACAATGGCATGTGTTCTTGAGGAATTTCAGCTTATTGGACGGGAGAAAGAAAAGGCTGATATTATTGAACTGATTCGAGAACACACtttttcccaaagttttcaagtgATCGCAGTATGGGGAATGGGTGGTCTTGGAAAAACCACTTTGATTAAAGATGTTTACCACAGACAAGAGGTCAGCGACATGTTTGGGAAACATGCTTTTGTCACAGTTTTGCGACCTTTCAAGCTTGAAGACCTCCTTAGGAGCTTAGCAGATCAGTTCcaagaaaataagagagaagaaaagaagagggccTTGGACTTTCTCATCGATACCAAAAAAGAAATTCCAAGTAAAAAAGTGGGAGTTGCAAAGCTGATTGAAGAGTTGGCCGAACATTTAAAAGGAAAAAAGTGTCTCATTgttcttgatgacctatcatctaCCATGGAATGGGATAAAATAATGCCAAGTTTACTTGAAATTAAAAATCCATGCTTGGTCATCGTGATCACAACAAGACGAGAGGATATTGCTAAATATTGTTGCAAGAAACCAGAGTACTTGCAAGAAAAGGAGTGCATACGTTTGCTCAGTAGGCTACAAGACAAGCATGCATGTGACCTCTTCACCAAAAAG GTATTTAAGAATAAGACCACAGATTTGGCAAACCAATATCCTGAGTTGGTTGCACCCGCAGAACTCATCCTAAAGAAGTGCAATGGACTTCCTCTTGCGATAGTCACCATAGCTGGTTTCCTGGCAGACCAACCAAAGAATGCTGCAGAGTGGAGGAAATTAAATGAGCATATCAGTGTTGAGCTAGAGATGAATCCAAATTTGAAGGTCATAAATGCAGTCCTTATGAAGAGTTATGATGGTCTGCCCTATTACCTCAAGTCTTGTTTTCTGTACATGTCCATCTTCGGTGAAGACCGCAATGTTAGCCGAAGACGTTTAGTCGGCCGATGGATCGCCGAAGGTTACTCACGGGACAGAGCTGTAGCAGACAAATACTTCATGGAACTCATAGAGAGAAGCATGATATTACCAACTCAGCAATCAGTTTGTAGCAGAAAAGGATTTGACTCCTGCCAGCTACATGATCTAATCTGTGACATCAGCATTGCAGAATCAATGAAGGAAAATCTTGTCTTGAGGCTGGAGGAAGGGTGTAGCTCGAACACTCAAGGCACTGTGCGTCACCTTGCCATAAGTAGCAATTGGAAGGGAGAGAAGCGTGAGTTGGAGAGCATCGTGGAGGTGTCCCGTATACGGTCATTGACAGTGTTTGGCAAGTGGAGTCCATTTTACATTTCTGACAAGATGAGGTTTCTTCGGGTACTGGACCTAGAAGATACAGAAGATCTGGCTGATCATCACCTTGagcacattgggaagcatcttcaTCTGAGATACCTTTCTCTAAGAGGGTGTGAACATATCCATTACCTCCCAGATTCTGTGGGTAACCTGAGACAGCTCGAGACACTAGATATTAAACATACAAGTATACTTATGCTTCCCAAAACCATCACCAAGCTTAGGAAGCTACGTTACCTGCATGCTGGCAACGAAGTGTATTTTATGGAAGGGATGTCACTACCATGTGTACCTTACTGCATACGTTTCGAGCGTCATGATGGGTGA
- the LOC123405911 gene encoding disease resistance protein Pik-2-like: MESTAVSIGKSVLKGALGCAKSGIMEEAAMELGVQHDKALITDELEMMQSFLMEAHDDERDELSKVVTTWVNQVRDVAYDVEDGLEDVVLRVHGQTWWGIPRTLLDRCHVAEQMKELRAKVEDVGQRNVRYRIINGASKVQDLSINTAAVDAMFGVDEATRHAMNQPESRPGMDLAQLILREDQDPGSGSGSGQIGVIGVWGTSGTAGHTSIILEAYDNPTIKVKFPCRAWIRVTRPFHQEEFVQSMVEQFRETVAGVVDSPLKLEEAKTGWELARQYGACINKRYLIVLTDLSTIEEWHQIKACCPENKMGSQIVVSTEQVEVASLCSGQKSMVSKLKQLSADQTIYAFHQQRSADLIRCSTKSKQAGYLVDGYFSLDADPSPYLCKFLSSQRLGEDICKLIIRANANRRLVVNIEHHSFWFFICEVTE; encoded by the exons ATGGAATCCACGGCAGTGAGCATCGGCAAGTCCGTGCTGAAAGGAGCGCTTGGGTGTGCCAAATCCGGTATCATGGAGGAGGCGGCCATGGAGCTCGGAGTACAGCACGACAAGGCCTTAATCACGGACGAGCTGGAGATGATGCA GTCTTTCCTGATGGAGGCGCACGACGATGAGAGGGACGAACTCAGCAAGGTGGTCACGACCTGGGTGAACCAGGTCCGCGACGTTGCCTACGACGTCGAGGATGGCCTCGAGGACGTCGTCCTCCGCGTCCACGGGCAGACCTGGTGGGGCATCCCTCGCACGCTCCTCGATCGGTGCCATGTCGCCGAGCAGATGAAGGAGCTGCGTGCCAAGGTAGAGGACGTCGGCCAGAGGAACGTGCGCTACCGCATCATCAACGGTGCCTCCAAAGTTCAagacctctccatcaacaccgcCGCTGTTGATGCCATGTTCGGAGTAGATGAAGCAACAAGACATGCCATGAATCAGCCTGAATCAAGACCAGGGATGGATCTCGCCCAGCTGATCCTCAGGGAAGACCAAGACCCGGGCTCGGGCTCGGGCTCAGGCCAAATTGGAGTGATCGGAGTGTGGGGAACAAGTGGCACCGCTGGGCATACCTCCATCATCCTGGAGGCCTATGACAATCCAACCATAAAAGTGAAATTCCCATGCCGTGCGTGGATCAGAGTGACGCGCCCTTTCCATCAAGAAGAATTTGTCCAGAGTATGGTGGAACAGTTTCGAGAAACTGTTGCAGGGGTGGTTGATTCTCCTTTGAAGCTGGAGGAGGCAAAGACTGGCTGGGAGTTGGCTCGCCAATACGGTGCGTGCATCAACAAGAGGTACCTGATTGTTCTTACGGACCTGTCCACCATTGAAGAGTGGCACCAGATCAAGGCTTGCTGCCCCGAAAACAAGATGGGGAGCCAAATCGTGGTGTCCACGGAGCAAGTTGAAGTTGCAAGCTTGTGTTCAGGCCAGAAAAGTATGGTTTCCAAGCTGAAGCAATTGTCTGCTGACCAGACCATCTATGCTTTCCACCAGCAG CGATCCGCTGATCTGATACGCTGCAGCACAAAGAGCAAGCAAGCAGGCTACCTGGTGGATGGATACTTCAG CTTGGACGCCGATCCTTCTCCGTATCTCTGTAAATTTCTGTCGTCTCAAAGACTTGGTGAGGATATCTGCAAGCTGATCATCCGTGCAAAC GCCAATCGCAGACTTGTTGTCAACATTGAGCACCACTCTTTCTGGTTCTTTATCTGTGAGGTCACCGAGTAG